The genomic window TCGTGCAGCCCCTGCACCTGATCCGGGGAAACACCGAACACCTTCCCCAACTGGTTGCTGTTCGTTCCGACGATAATCGTACAAAAACATCCGGGACGTAGGACGCGGGAACACTCCGATAAAACACGGCCCATGTCCTCCTGGTAATATCGATATTTTTCGGACAAATTGCGCCCACGCAGGCCAATCATCCGCTCGCGCAGGGCGTTGCTGTCGATGCCCATGAAATTCAAGTGGAAGGAATCATTGGCAAGATAGTCTATGGCAAAACTGTATGGCGGCGAAAACAGGATACCGTCGATGGTGTTGTCCTCCAGAGACAAGGCCCGCGCATCCCCTTCCCGAACCGCCGCCGGTGCCGGGATCATTTCCAGATCAGTGATCGCTTTCTGGATCTTTTCAGCAACAAACAGGTAACGTTCCAAAATCGCTCTGAACAGATCAAAAGGATTTTTCCGGGCGCTTCGTTCCGCGTAGCCGGCACTGTCCAGATAAGCCAGCAACAGGAAATGATAAGTGTGAAGGGTGTCTCGATCCATGTCTGTCAGTGAGCGAGGATCTTTCTTGGCGCAATATTCTGCGGTCTCCTCCATGACATTCATAGCGTTTTCAGAGGAATGACCCCGGGGATGTTTGCTGCTCGGCAGCGGCTTGCCGACCTTTTTTTGAAAATAGGCAAACACATCTTCAACATGAGTCAGCGCACCCTTTGCCCGCGTCAATGACATTGTCAGCACATCGAGCTTCGTTTGGGACATGAAGCGGCAAAATGGACTGGCGTCGATGCCGACGGATTCGATGCCCATTAGAGAGGCCTCAACCAAAACTGTCCCCGAACCCATCATCGGGTCAAGGACCTTATTGCCTGGCTTGAGCCCCATGACGTTCATCAGCCCCTTGATCATCTGGGGATGGAACTTTCCCCGGTAAGGGAAAAGGCCGTGTGTGGCATAGCCGGTGCGAAAAATATTCTTTTCAAAAAACGATTTTAAGCGGGATGAGGAGTGATCGGGGAGCTTTAAAGACTCGCCGGCGCACATCCTGAAATGATGGGTATAGTGATTTCCAACCTGCGCGAAATAGGCGGCATTTCTGACCAGTTCTACATCGGACAGAACGAGATTTTCATAAAAGGCAAGTTCCAACTCATAGATGTCGTTCAGGTTCGGAATCAGTTGCCGATCCGCAGGGAACAATCCTTCGGCAAGATTCCGACCGAGCGCTCGGACGACTGTTTCGGCGTTCACCTCTGCCCCCTCATTCCTCAACGAAATCCTCCGATTTATGCGGGCTAAGATTTTCAGCTTGGAGACGTTCCATAATGACTTCGCAGCTTTCCAGATCCATCCCGATCCAATGGCGGCCAAGTCGCTCGCAGACATCATAGGTCGTCCCGCTGCCGCCAAAGGGATCGAGAACCAGATCGCATTCGCAGGTGGACATCAGAACGATCCGCTCCAGTATTTTTGTGGACAACTGATTCAAGGTCCTTTTTCTGCTCTTGAACTTCCAGTGCCGGACAGGGGTGATATCATTCCACACATCCGTCAATGTGACCCCGTTCGGATTCATTGCCCCCCTATGACCGCCGTAATCCTTGATCTCTCGTCCGCAGTGACGGCAGATCTCGATGGGGGTGCGGATTCGGCGAAAGGTGTTTGCTTTCCCCTTGGTGAAATAAAGCAGGCTGTAATGGGACGGATAGAGTCTGCCGGAAATCGGCAGGGAAAGTTTGATGTTGACCGCAATCCAATGACGAAACGTCATCCCGCTTTCCGCCAGATAAGCGCCCAGATGGATGTTCCATTTCGGCAGGTTGTAGACAAACAGGGCGCCTCCTGGTTTAAGGACTCGCACGCAGTGGTCCAGCCATTTCCGGCACCAGGCAATGTAATCTTCCTCCGAAAGGCGATCATCGACCCGGCTCCCATATTCCTTCGCCAGATTGAAGGGCGGATCGGCAAAGACGGTATCGACGACACCATCCTGAATGCAGGGAAGGATTTTGAGACAATCAGCGTCATACAGGGCACCGTAACAACTTGAAAAAACAAGATGATGTTCTGCGCCCGGATTGATCAAATCGGTTGGCGTCCAGAATTCGTTTGTGGCAAGCAAGGGTAAAGTCATGGCAAGTCAATCACCTTCCGATAGAATTTTTCACTCAAAAAAACTGCTTGGAATATAGGCTAAAACTTCCATCTCAGCAAGGAAGAACATCTTCAATACGCAGAACTTGTCCGACAAACCCATGATGCCGGTTCCACCTTGTCAGCGGGGCTGGGTCTGTCTTTTCTGTTGCGCCTGTTCTTCCTGCAACTACTCCCCCTTACTCATAGGGACCGAGGAAGCGTTCGCCGTTGAAATGTATGAGGTGCGTAGGCGATTCGGCCACCCACGCCTCCGTCTCCCCGGAAATATCGTCGAGATATTTCACCATCTTATGCCGATCAAGGGATTCCCTGCTTCCTGCCAGCGGTCTGCCGGTTTCAGGTTAAGCAGGGCAAGGAGCGTCAGGGCAGAACGCTCATTCTGCTGCTGTCTGGGGAGGCCCAGGGCCGCAATGATTTCAATGGCTTTTCGGATTTTTTGTTCGCCATTCGCTTGATCTGCTTTTTGGAGCATGGTTTTTCGCACTCCCTTTCCAGAATTTTATCGATTGTTTCCTGCTCCGGCATCCGGTCTTGAACATGGAGGCCGAGTCTCATTAATTGGTCGCGGGAAGGGTAGGGCATTTTCCTGAGATCCGTTGCGTTGACCTGTGTATGCCCGCTAAACAAACGGAAATGGCCGTCGCAGAGTGATGAATTGAGATACAGAGCCAGTCCCTTTGCCATTTGCGCCGACATGCCGTTTCCCCCGGTATGAAAGTAATTCAGATGGTTTTCAAAACCGATAAGGGGCGCAGCGATCCGATGGGGGTCGTATACAGCCGCCACGATGCGCCGCCGCTCCTTCTTCGACGAGAACCGTTTCGTAAGCACATAATAGCCGGTCGCCACCAATAATTCCCGGGTTTGAGCCGATAATGCAATAGCGTTCGCCTTTTTCCCGGAAGGTACCGGCCAATTCACGAAGCCATTCTGAAAATGGCAAGGGTAAACGAGGGGCACAGTTCCCTCTTCCGGCTGCGGGCGTAGAAATTCCCGGGCGCGAAAATCGACAACCCGTCCAGTGGAAACTTCCAGACCAAGCTCAGAGAGCGTCGCCGCAAGGCCCCGCATTCTTTCTACAATAAGGTCGTCGGCCGGATTTATTGCTAAGTGAATAAAGGCATCTCGATCTTGCGGGTGAATCACTCGCTCATAAGGGGTGGAGCGGCTGGGTGCACTTACTAAATCGAGGCCTTCGGAAGATGAGACAATGACTTGTGCGGGTTTTTTCCCCTCTCGGATGGCATGATAGATGACGTTTTCCTGAAGGACATCGTCATCGCCGAAGGCCTTTTTCCGGGACTCAAAAACATGAATCCGCCGTAAGCTCATCATCTTCAGGAGGGCTAAGCGAAACTCGCGAAAATAGGGGCCGTTGCAGAAACTCCGCGGGGTGATGGCCGCCAGTTCCCCGCCGGGCGCAAGCAGGCGCGCCGCCAGCCAGACAAAGGTAGGGTAAAGGTTTGATACCTCCATCCCTGCGGCGTCCATCCGTTTGCGCGTGGCCGATTCGCCATTGATCTTCTTGTAGGGGGGGTTGAGAATGGCATGGGTGAAGCGTTCGCCGGGTCCGGAAAATAGTCCATCTTCCGTTTGGGCGATGGCGGCGGAGACAAAATCTTCATTGCGGATTTCCCCGTGAAAGGCGATCCCGTCATTCCCGCAAACGATTTCACAACTGGCCATTGTTTGGGCCAATTCCGGTAAAATGCAATCGTCGTTTTCATGAGCGACGACCTCAATGGAAAGAGGCCGCCTGCCTTCCGCAACCAGCATCTCCACATAGGCCGAAAAGAGTACGCCAGCTCCCGCCCCGGCATCGAGAATCCTCACCTGATCCCGCCGATTCGGCGCAAACAGCGACGCCATGAAGCGGGCTATCGCACCCGGCGTAAGAAACTGCCCGATCTCCGAACGTTCCTCCCGTTGCGTGCGGCCGTTCACGGTAAGGCGAACGTGATCAAGGGTATTTAAAGATTGTTCTATCATGGGCCTATTCTTCCTGGTCGGTTAAATCGCATTTCTGAAGTGGTTTTCTTTTAATTCCCTGCTTTCAAGAGAACAAACGTCGATCTAAGCTGATCATGGTATCCTCGGATCCAATCTGCAAAATGATTGATACTGATGCCTGAATACTCAAAATCTGCATATAACCTGCGTGATTTTTCAATTTCGTTAAAGTGCATGAAATAGT from Syntrophobacterales bacterium includes these protein-coding regions:
- a CDS encoding site-specific DNA-methyltransferase, producing the protein MTLPLLATNEFWTPTDLINPGAEHHLVFSSCYGALYDADCLKILPCIQDGVVDTVFADPPFNLAKEYGSRVDDRLSEEDYIAWCRKWLDHCVRVLKPGGALFVYNLPKWNIHLGAYLAESGMTFRHWIAVNIKLSLPISGRLYPSHYSLLYFTKGKANTFRRIRTPIEICRHCGREIKDYGGHRGAMNPNGVTLTDVWNDITPVRHWKFKSRKRTLNQLSTKILERIVLMSTCECDLVLDPFGGSGTTYDVCERLGRHWIGMDLESCEVIMERLQAENLSPHKSEDFVEE
- a CDS encoding Eco57I restriction-modification methylase domain-containing protein → MIEQSLNTLDHVRLTVNGRTQREERSEIGQFLTPGAIARFMASLFAPNRRDQVRILDAGAGAGVLFSAYVEMLVAEGRRPLSIEVVAHENDDCILPELAQTMASCEIVCGNDGIAFHGEIRNEDFVSAAIAQTEDGLFSGPGERFTHAILNPPYKKINGESATRKRMDAAGMEVSNLYPTFVWLAARLLAPGGELAAITPRSFCNGPYFREFRLALLKMMSLRRIHVFESRKKAFGDDDVLQENVIYHAIREGKKPAQVIVSSSEGLDLVSAPSRSTPYERVIHPQDRDAFIHLAINPADDLIVERMRGLAATLSELGLEVSTGRVVDFRAREFLRPQPEEGTVPLVYPCHFQNGFVNWPVPSGKKANAIALSAQTRELLVATGYYVLTKRFSSKKERRRIVAAVYDPHRIAAPLIGFENHLNYFHTGGNGMSAQMAKGLALYLNSSLCDGHFRLFSGHTQVNATDLRKMPYPSRDQLMRLGLHVQDRMPEQETIDKILERECEKPCSKKQIKRMANKKSEKPLKSLRPWASPDSSRMSVLP